One genomic segment of Paenibacillus xylanexedens includes these proteins:
- the pucL gene encoding factor-independent urate hydroxylase produces MRDLIKLVNNWSITQFVHAFGGLFEESPWVAERAGLSRPFDSFEQMMKVMKNVVQASDEQVKLQLLRNHPDLGARISMSSNSVQEQAGAGLDSLSQEQFNEIQQLNKVYTSQFGFPFILAVKGHTASSILESMRQRHRRGREEEFETALKEVFKIAGIRLEQWLAQIGHEHEFVSKPAAVQQRTMYYGKGDVWMYRSYAKPLTGIQSIPESPFMGRSNILFGLNIKVAVQGDEFLPSFAEGDNSLVVATDSMKNFILKHAADYTGATVEGFLALVSRRFLETYPQMSKVQMTADQIPFEDIPIGLEGSYRPSALVFRYSQNDRATAAVEAERTGDSIELSNHFSGVADLRLIKVKGSEFAGFMQDEYTTLPETWDRPLFIFLNINWRYEDPRDGIDDQRGRYVAAEQVRDLAAAVFHECRSASIQHLIYQIGRRLLSRFEQLSEVSFESNNRTWETVLEEVQEGEGKVFTEPRPPYGFQGFSMTRDDLGTDGRDSGKAGDV; encoded by the coding sequence ATGCGCGACTTAATTAAACTTGTTAACAACTGGTCTATCACACAGTTTGTGCATGCGTTTGGCGGCTTATTTGAGGAATCACCATGGGTGGCTGAGCGTGCCGGGCTTTCACGACCTTTTGATTCATTTGAACAGATGATGAAAGTGATGAAAAACGTGGTTCAGGCATCGGATGAACAGGTGAAGTTGCAGTTGCTTCGAAATCACCCGGATCTTGGAGCACGAATCAGCATGAGCAGCAACTCCGTTCAGGAGCAGGCTGGTGCAGGGCTGGATTCACTTTCACAAGAACAATTCAACGAAATTCAACAATTAAACAAAGTATATACAAGCCAATTTGGCTTTCCATTCATATTGGCTGTTAAAGGCCATACCGCAAGTTCCATCCTCGAATCCATGAGGCAACGTCATCGCCGAGGCAGGGAAGAAGAATTCGAGACTGCATTAAAGGAAGTATTCAAGATAGCGGGCATTCGTTTGGAGCAGTGGCTTGCACAGATCGGTCATGAACATGAGTTCGTGAGCAAGCCAGCCGCAGTGCAGCAGCGGACCATGTATTACGGCAAAGGGGATGTCTGGATGTACCGTTCCTACGCCAAACCTTTGACGGGTATACAGTCCATTCCGGAATCTCCTTTTATGGGACGCAGCAATATTCTGTTTGGATTGAACATCAAGGTGGCTGTGCAGGGGGATGAATTCTTGCCTTCTTTTGCAGAAGGGGATAATTCGCTGGTGGTCGCAACCGATTCGATGAAAAATTTCATTCTCAAACATGCAGCGGATTACACAGGGGCGACGGTGGAAGGATTTCTTGCGCTGGTAAGTCGGCGTTTCCTGGAGACGTATCCGCAGATGAGCAAGGTTCAGATGACAGCGGACCAGATTCCGTTTGAAGATATACCCATTGGATTAGAAGGAAGTTATCGACCGAGTGCGCTCGTATTTCGTTATTCGCAGAATGATCGTGCGACAGCTGCTGTGGAAGCAGAACGAACAGGAGACTCGATTGAACTAAGCAACCATTTCAGTGGTGTAGCCGATCTGAGACTGATCAAGGTCAAAGGCAGTGAATTTGCCGGATTTATGCAGGATGAATATACCACTCTTCCAGAGACATGGGATCGACCGTTATTTATTTTCCTGAACATCAATTGGCGTTATGAAGATCCGAGAGATGGTATAGATGATCAGCGTGGACGGTATGTAGCGGCGGAACAGGTCAGAGATTTGGCTGCTGCGGTATTTCATGAGTGTCGATCCGCTTCCATTCAACATCTGATCTACCAGATTGGACGAAGGTTGTTAAGCCGATTTGAGCAACTGAGTGAGGTTTCATTTGAATCCAACAATCGGACGTGGGAGACAGTGCTGGAGGAAGTGCAAGAGGGAGAAGGCAAAGTATTTACCGAGCCGAGGCCACCATACGGATTCCAGGGTTTCTCGATGACAAGGGATGATCTGGGAACAGACGGCCGTGACTCTGGGAAAGCAGGTGACGTCTAA
- a CDS encoding pyridoxal-phosphate-dependent aminotransferase family protein — MSTYKELSPSLRTIMTPGPVEVDPRVLRALSFPILGQFDPEFTSLMNETMAMLRELYMTDNEWCYPVDGTSRSGIEAVLVSLIQPGDKVLVPIYGRFGHLLVEISERCGAEVVFFETEWGTVFDPEEVIKAIHTHKPSLVAMVHGETSTGQMQPLAEIGKACRDLDILLVVDAVATIGGTPVETDAWHLDAVMGGTQKCLSVPSGMAPLTYNSRVEQKLMSRKTVERGLRDATSARAEGRTIASNYFDLSQLQDYWSSARLNHHTEATSMLYGLHEGLRILLQEGLEARFQRHLVNERALVAGIQGMGLQLYGDMSSKLPVVTCITIPEGIDGESVRSMLLNDFSIEIASSFGPLKGQIWRIGTMGFSCQRKNVLHVLGALEAVLLRHRHVLPAGEAVQAALDVYAGKEGALC; from the coding sequence ATGTCCACCTATAAAGAGTTATCTCCGTCCTTGCGGACCATTATGACCCCGGGGCCGGTTGAAGTTGATCCACGTGTTCTCAGAGCATTATCCTTTCCGATCCTGGGTCAGTTTGACCCGGAGTTCACATCCTTAATGAACGAGACGATGGCAATGCTGCGTGAGTTATATATGACAGATAACGAGTGGTGTTATCCAGTCGATGGTACTTCCCGTTCAGGCATTGAAGCTGTGTTGGTCAGTCTGATCCAGCCCGGTGATAAAGTTCTCGTCCCGATCTACGGACGATTCGGACATCTGCTGGTTGAAATCTCGGAACGCTGTGGCGCAGAGGTTGTTTTTTTTGAAACGGAATGGGGAACGGTATTTGATCCGGAAGAAGTGATCAAGGCGATTCATACCCATAAACCAAGTCTGGTTGCGATGGTTCACGGTGAGACTTCGACCGGACAGATGCAGCCCCTTGCCGAGATTGGCAAAGCCTGTCGCGACCTTGATATTTTACTCGTTGTGGATGCTGTGGCTACCATTGGTGGGACTCCGGTAGAGACGGATGCTTGGCATCTGGATGCGGTAATGGGTGGTACGCAGAAATGCCTGTCTGTTCCTTCAGGGATGGCACCTCTCACATACAACAGTCGAGTGGAGCAGAAACTGATGAGCCGCAAAACAGTTGAACGCGGACTGCGAGATGCAACCAGTGCGAGGGCAGAAGGCCGCACGATTGCCAGCAATTATTTTGACCTAAGCCAATTGCAGGATTACTGGAGTTCAGCACGGTTGAACCACCATACGGAGGCCACCTCCATGCTCTACGGTCTTCACGAAGGATTACGCATTCTGCTGCAAGAAGGATTGGAGGCCAGGTTCCAAAGACATCTGGTAAATGAACGTGCGTTGGTCGCTGGAATTCAGGGAATGGGACTACAGTTGTATGGGGATATGTCCAGTAAACTTCCTGTGGTCACCTGTATCACCATTCCGGAGGGGATTGATGGTGAGTCGGTGCGCAGCATGTTGCTGAACGATTTCAGCATTGAGATTGCCAGTTCATTCGGACCGTTGAAAGGACAAATCTGGCGGATCGGTACAATGGGATTCAGCTGCCAACGCAAAAACGTACTTCATGTGCTGGGAGCGCTGGAAGCTGTTCTTCTCCGTCATCGTCACGTGTTACCAGCCGGTGAAGCGGTGCAGGCCGCATTGGATGTGTATGCAGGGAAGGAGGGTGCCTTATGTTAA
- the allB gene encoding allantoinase AllB produces MTTFDTIIRGARVVLRDRVEQLDIGITGEKITDISTRLAAGEATRIIEAEGLTVMPGVVDIHVHFNEPGLASWEGFRSGSAALAAGGITTYVDMPLNGVPPTTRPEAWEMKMKAATDQSYVDYAFWGGLVPGNREELAPLSQLGAAGFKAFMSEPGGEGEDIFARADDHTLLDGMHELATLKRVLALHAEDEGIVAELGAKSIAEGKTEPMDYVQSRPVEAEVVAVARALKYGEQTGCALHFVHISTREALDLIAEAKRRGQDVTSETCPHYLTLVDQDVVRLGAVAKCAPPLRSSSEQEQLWDALTSGLIDVIASDHSPCPPSMKKSDNFFEIWGGISGAQSTLLIMLEDGHLQRNINLPLLGRVLSLQPARRLGLESKGEIAIGKDADLVLIDWERSTTLNTEDLLYTHKQSPYVGRTFNCQIADVFCRGQRVYNSESGLSHVPIGQHIAAYSASPIEAGTEETS; encoded by the coding sequence ATGACAACATTTGATACCATCATCCGGGGGGCCCGGGTGGTGCTGAGAGATCGGGTAGAACAACTGGATATTGGCATTACTGGTGAAAAAATAACAGACATATCCACACGGCTGGCCGCTGGCGAAGCGACTAGAATTATAGAAGCTGAAGGCCTTACAGTGATGCCGGGAGTGGTGGACATTCATGTACACTTCAATGAACCCGGACTCGCCAGTTGGGAGGGGTTCAGGTCTGGATCGGCAGCCCTTGCCGCAGGTGGAATCACGACCTATGTCGATATGCCGCTTAACGGTGTACCACCAACCACAAGGCCGGAAGCATGGGAAATGAAAATGAAAGCAGCAACAGACCAATCGTATGTTGATTATGCCTTCTGGGGGGGCTTGGTTCCCGGCAATCGTGAGGAACTTGCACCACTGTCACAGCTGGGTGCTGCCGGATTCAAGGCATTTATGTCCGAGCCGGGAGGCGAAGGGGAAGATATCTTTGCCAGAGCCGATGATCATACGCTATTGGACGGAATGCATGAACTTGCAACATTAAAACGTGTGCTGGCACTTCATGCAGAGGACGAAGGCATCGTTGCCGAACTCGGCGCGAAAAGCATTGCTGAGGGAAAGACGGAACCGATGGATTATGTCCAGTCCCGTCCTGTGGAAGCCGAAGTCGTCGCGGTTGCGCGAGCGTTGAAATACGGTGAACAGACCGGGTGTGCGCTGCATTTTGTGCATATTAGCACCCGGGAAGCCCTGGATCTAATTGCAGAGGCTAAACGGCGTGGGCAAGACGTCACTTCGGAGACATGCCCTCATTATCTGACGCTGGTCGATCAGGATGTGGTCCGTTTGGGTGCTGTAGCGAAATGTGCTCCACCACTTCGTAGCTCTTCCGAGCAGGAGCAGTTATGGGATGCACTGACTTCGGGATTGATTGATGTTATTGCCTCAGACCATTCGCCATGTCCGCCATCCATGAAAAAATCCGATAATTTCTTCGAAATCTGGGGCGGTATATCCGGAGCGCAAAGCACACTGCTGATCATGCTGGAGGACGGACATCTTCAGCGTAATATAAACCTCCCGTTGCTCGGAAGAGTACTCTCCCTTCAGCCTGCCAGAAGGCTTGGTCTGGAGAGTAAAGGGGAGATTGCAATTGGCAAGGATGCAGATCTGGTCCTGATTGACTGGGAGAGAAGCACGACCCTGAACACGGAGGATCTGCTCTATACGCATAAACAGAGCCCTTATGTGGGACGTACATTTAACTGTCAGATTGCAGACGTATTTTGCCGTGGTCAGCGCGTTTACAACTCGGAATCCGGGTTATCTCACGTGCCTATCGGGCAACACATTGCGGCTTACTCTGCTAGTCCCATCGAAGCGGGAACGGAGGAGACGTCATGA
- the uraH gene encoding hydroxyisourate hydrolase yields the protein MSMSEGRITTHVLDTSKGVPAAGVRIELYTLKRDGEQESKTKVAESVTNADGRLDAPLLDGGKLEPAIYELQFHVESYYAQRSLEELGQALWTIVPIRFAVSDASSHYHIPLLIAPGGYSTYRGS from the coding sequence ATGTCGATGTCTGAAGGACGAATTACAACACATGTGCTGGATACATCCAAAGGCGTGCCTGCTGCGGGTGTTCGGATCGAACTGTACACCTTGAAGAGGGATGGAGAACAGGAAAGCAAGACAAAAGTGGCTGAATCGGTGACCAATGCGGATGGGCGTTTGGATGCACCGTTGCTGGATGGAGGCAAGTTGGAGCCAGCGATATATGAACTTCAATTCCATGTCGAGAGTTATTACGCACAGCGTTCGTTGGAGGAGCTGGGGCAGGCATTATGGACGATTGTTCCGATTCGTTTTGCCGTATCTGATGCCTCAAGCCATTACCATATTCCATTATTGATTGCTCCAGGAGGTTACAGTACATACCGGGGAAGCTGA
- a CDS encoding Zn-dependent hydrolase, whose protein sequence is MNESGVYRSSGTNNAPLPLPDVEQVELQAMLDWLSTYGADAQGGVTRLLYDSAWCEAQGALAAKMQEKGLSPEFDQSGNLYGTLKSEGKESATGAEELPIVTGSHIDTVVYGGKYDGAYGVVAGVLALEYLQKHFGAPKRTLKVVSLCEEEGSRFPFAYWGSRSITGITSLEDVEHLKDQDGVTFAQAIRDAGFGPDSAYRPAAKNYGAFIELHIEQGQVLERLGHSIGVVSDIVGQKRFSITVSGEANHAGTTPMSWRKDALAGAAEMIAAVRNIALEVGEPLVATVGRITADPGVGNVVAARAVFSLDIRHIRQESIDRCWQDILQAFSRIAAEQQLGLDWEEHLSVTPIPMNAEMISNIQDTCEQEQLSYWLMPSGAGHDSQIFQPACPTAMIFVPSQDGISHNPLEYTAEADLMHGFRVLVRLLYKYGYGS, encoded by the coding sequence ATGAATGAGTCTGGAGTATATCGTTCATCCGGTACAAATAATGCACCTCTTCCTTTGCCGGATGTGGAACAGGTGGAGCTGCAAGCCATGCTTGACTGGCTGTCGACATATGGCGCGGATGCACAGGGTGGCGTCACACGACTGTTGTATGACTCGGCTTGGTGTGAAGCACAAGGTGCCCTTGCAGCCAAAATGCAAGAGAAAGGGCTGTCTCCCGAATTTGACCAGTCCGGTAATCTGTATGGCACACTCAAGAGTGAGGGTAAGGAATCGGCGACGGGTGCTGAAGAATTACCGATTGTGACCGGATCACATATTGATACGGTGGTGTATGGCGGCAAATATGATGGTGCTTACGGTGTGGTGGCGGGAGTCCTGGCATTGGAGTATTTGCAGAAGCATTTCGGAGCACCGAAGCGCACACTTAAAGTGGTATCGTTATGCGAAGAAGAGGGAAGTCGATTCCCTTTTGCGTATTGGGGTTCACGCAGTATAACAGGAATAACGTCTCTGGAAGATGTAGAGCATTTGAAGGATCAAGACGGCGTTACCTTTGCACAAGCGATCCGGGATGCAGGCTTTGGACCCGATAGTGCATATAGACCCGCCGCGAAAAATTACGGTGCCTTTATTGAGCTTCACATTGAGCAAGGTCAGGTTCTGGAACGTCTTGGACATTCGATTGGAGTTGTATCCGACATTGTAGGTCAGAAGCGGTTCAGTATCACGGTGAGCGGGGAAGCAAATCACGCGGGGACGACGCCAATGTCCTGGCGCAAGGACGCACTTGCCGGAGCAGCCGAGATGATTGCTGCGGTAAGGAATATCGCATTGGAAGTAGGAGAACCGCTCGTAGCCACGGTTGGGCGAATCACAGCTGATCCGGGGGTTGGGAATGTGGTTGCAGCACGGGCGGTGTTTTCACTGGATATCCGCCATATCCGGCAGGAGAGTATTGATCGCTGCTGGCAGGATATACTCCAGGCATTTAGTCGTATTGCAGCCGAGCAGCAGCTCGGACTGGACTGGGAAGAACATCTGTCGGTGACGCCCATTCCTATGAATGCAGAGATGATCTCAAACATTCAAGATACCTGTGAGCAGGAGCAGTTGTCCTACTGGTTAATGCCAAGCGGCGCTGGACATGATTCGCAGATTTTTCAGCCGGCTTGTCCGACGGCCATGATCTTTGTGCCGAGCCAGGACGGTATTAGTCATAATCCACTTGAATATACAGCTGAGGCAGACCTGATGCACGGTTTTCGAGTTCTGGTCCGGCTACTCTATAAATACGGTTACGGGAGTTGA
- a CDS encoding CHASE3 domain-containing protein → MSKTRRFTIRSKILLGYLVVVLLFGAVLLVLTAQINVLQKENDFISHHDLEVHNLTNAIEKNVLNMETGQRGFMITGNESYLEPYSQGLSQWSSNYNQLNALISDNPSQQQSLQSIKAHITRWIEIAGEPSVDLKKQGDQAKVVAFFQSDPGKTEIDLLRSQLTTFRNTEIALTEARVTELARRSSTLLTIMYTLWGIIAALSIAAAIVISGNIVKTLRDVMQTISDISKGGNLKQRIQVRTHDEVGDLGHETNKLLDEVQEQNRVKDQITGIATLLQNPTNLEGLSRLFLNELAKLFEVPYSVLYYWKDNRLLRVAAYAGDGEKERSLGKVSLAPGEGLVGQSAVEKRVLRMNDLPQNYIRISSGLGYTSATSLTVVPVLFEGRTIAVIELASMKPLQENDMKLMQELTDIFGVSLHSTVTRMELQQLYDESQVLNEELQAQSEKLQAQTEEMLSQTEELQMQTEELHMLNDRLEVQKSAAETSANELSVVADQLRTSSGYKSEFLANMSHELRTPLNSMLILSEILAENKNQHLNSEEQNYASVIHKSGKDLLNLINDILDLSKVEAGQMEVDFDDVYLGSVPEVMNQYFLKTAEQKKIDFRIQLQSPLPETIVTDEMRLHQILRNLLSNAFKFTSEGEVALTISKMSLAHPELKDQETDVIAFSVSDTGIGIADNKLVQIFDAFKQADGATARKYGGTGLGLSISQSLANLLGGSISATSREGHGSVFTLFLPLRRDEPETMNASRLFLNEVATTTPEVNKLPSITSGQSDVLLTPLEESLLSGRQVLVVDDDIRNVYALANALEQYGMNVISAQNGYECLELLERGGVKPDIIMMDIMMPELDGYETTRQIRERLGMTQLPIIALTAKAMKEDREKCIAAGASDYLSKPLNIKDVLSRMKLWMNHETMEI, encoded by the coding sequence TTGTCAAAAACGAGAAGATTTACGATACGCTCCAAAATTTTATTGGGCTATCTTGTGGTTGTGCTTTTGTTTGGTGCTGTTCTGCTAGTGCTTACGGCCCAAATTAATGTGTTACAGAAGGAAAATGATTTTATCTCCCATCATGATCTGGAAGTACATAATCTGACCAACGCGATTGAAAAAAATGTCTTGAACATGGAGACAGGACAGCGTGGATTCATGATTACAGGCAATGAAAGTTACTTGGAGCCTTACTCCCAAGGCCTATCCCAGTGGAGTTCCAACTATAATCAGTTGAATGCTCTCATTAGCGATAATCCTTCACAGCAGCAGAGTCTGCAAAGCATCAAAGCTCATATTACACGCTGGATTGAGATCGCTGGGGAGCCGTCGGTGGACTTGAAAAAGCAAGGGGATCAAGCGAAAGTTGTTGCATTCTTTCAATCTGATCCGGGTAAAACTGAAATTGATCTACTGCGCTCTCAACTTACAACCTTCCGTAACACAGAGATCGCTCTGACCGAGGCGAGGGTTACTGAACTTGCCAGACGCAGTTCCACACTACTGACGATTATGTACACGCTGTGGGGTATTATTGCAGCATTATCCATTGCCGCTGCGATTGTGATATCAGGAAATATCGTCAAAACGTTGCGAGATGTTATGCAAACCATCAGTGATATCTCCAAAGGTGGAAACCTGAAGCAGCGGATTCAGGTTCGGACACATGATGAAGTGGGAGACCTGGGCCACGAAACCAACAAATTACTGGATGAAGTACAGGAACAGAATCGGGTCAAGGACCAGATCACAGGCATTGCCACACTCTTACAGAACCCGACCAATCTGGAGGGATTGTCCCGCTTGTTCCTGAACGAGCTTGCCAAGTTGTTTGAAGTTCCCTATAGCGTTTTATATTACTGGAAAGACAATCGACTGCTGCGCGTGGCTGCATATGCTGGGGATGGAGAGAAAGAACGTTCGCTCGGTAAAGTGTCGCTTGCCCCGGGTGAGGGGCTTGTAGGTCAAAGTGCTGTTGAGAAGCGAGTTCTACGCATGAATGATCTGCCCCAGAACTATATCCGAATCTCTTCGGGGCTCGGGTATACATCTGCCACATCACTTACTGTAGTACCGGTCCTCTTCGAAGGCAGAACGATTGCGGTAATCGAGCTTGCTTCAATGAAGCCGTTGCAAGAGAATGATATGAAGCTGATGCAAGAACTGACGGACATTTTTGGTGTTTCACTACACTCGACCGTCACTCGCATGGAATTACAGCAATTATATGATGAGTCACAAGTTCTGAATGAAGAATTACAGGCACAATCGGAGAAACTTCAGGCTCAGACCGAAGAGATGTTGTCTCAGACGGAGGAACTGCAGATGCAGACCGAAGAGCTTCATATGCTGAACGATCGTCTGGAAGTACAGAAGAGTGCTGCAGAGACATCAGCCAATGAACTTTCGGTTGTGGCAGATCAGTTACGAACGAGCTCGGGGTACAAATCCGAATTCTTGGCGAACATGTCCCATGAACTGCGGACACCGCTCAACAGCATGTTGATTTTATCTGAGATATTGGCTGAAAATAAAAATCAACACTTGAATAGTGAAGAGCAGAACTATGCTTCAGTCATTCACAAATCAGGAAAAGACCTGCTGAATCTGATCAATGATATTCTGGATCTATCCAAGGTGGAAGCCGGACAGATGGAAGTGGATTTCGATGATGTCTATCTGGGCAGTGTTCCTGAAGTTATGAACCAGTATTTCCTGAAAACAGCGGAACAGAAAAAAATAGATTTTCGGATTCAGCTCCAAAGTCCTTTACCGGAAACGATCGTGACGGATGAGATGAGATTGCATCAGATTCTCCGAAACCTGCTCTCGAACGCATTCAAGTTCACCAGTGAGGGTGAAGTTGCCTTAACCATCTCCAAAATGAGTCTGGCTCATCCTGAATTGAAAGACCAAGAGACCGACGTGATTGCTTTCTCCGTCAGTGATACAGGGATCGGAATTGCGGATAACAAACTCGTGCAGATCTTCGATGCTTTCAAACAGGCGGATGGAGCTACAGCACGTAAATACGGGGGGACCGGACTTGGCCTGTCTATCTCTCAATCGCTTGCGAATTTGCTGGGGGGTTCAATCTCGGCTACAAGTCGTGAAGGACATGGCAGTGTGTTCACGCTGTTCCTGCCACTGCGAAGAGATGAACCTGAGACTATGAATGCATCGCGGTTGTTCCTGAATGAGGTGGCTACCACTACACCTGAGGTCAATAAGCTTCCTTCAATCACTTCCGGACAATCGGATGTTTTATTGACACCTCTGGAAGAATCTTTGCTCAGTGGTCGTCAAGTGCTTGTTGTTGATGATGATATTCGAAATGTATATGCGCTGGCTAACGCTCTCGAACAATACGGCATGAATGTCATATCAGCCCAGAATGGGTACGAATGTCTGGAATTGCTGGAGCGTGGAGGAGTCAAGCCTGATATCATCATGATGGATATTATGATGCCGGAACTGGATGGTTATGAGACGACTCGCCAGATCCGTGAACGACTTGGCATGACCCAGCTTCCGATTATTGCGCTGACAGCCAAAGCCATGAAAGAGGATCGGGAGAAATGTATTGCAGCAGGAGCTTCGGACTATCTCAGCAAACCGCTGAATATCAAAGATGTATTATCCCGTATGAAATTATGGATGAATCACGAAACCATGGAAATCTGA
- a CDS encoding PucR family transcriptional regulator, translated as MQLTVKEALQVYPLSEAKLVAGGEGTSRMMKSVNVMDAPDIADWIKSGEMLFTTAFIMKDSETDALRLMRRLNERGCAGLGIKLGRFWQSIPQGIVEEADRLRLPLLELPFQFTFSDQMNALFKAEHERSNRLLHEVVQKQKKLMQFALQQQPHRNVFAELATVLNYPLAVIGSRGHVLYGSEGIAGDAVTQGWPWKSVMHRVKWNQGSCHRVPIKQNDEEYGSLLVFTDSALSLRAEEELFQQAADVLAFYMDMTYREHINPTVQDEMRTLLSQYLDNKMTVQELTTLSENKGVHLFQGTYQCVLITLEPTLFAEGKLLKQIHRELQYNPLMQFTASQHFQIEDGILSIYTCPTGRDYGEELSSFLLSRFGDVLAAQEAKGAPAPRFWISKMKHEPKSLREAYQECLDTRQLARRFGMKDRALQFEMLEFAYVFQHVPDNIMENYCNKVLEPLLARDGDPNQVLMNTLESFIENDGLINEAAKQLFVHRNTVTYRMEKVGSLLQMDFKKTNDLLKLKLVFTFRKFVRDKAAARPHNVQL; from the coding sequence ATGCAACTTACGGTTAAAGAGGCTTTACAGGTATACCCGTTGTCAGAGGCCAAACTGGTTGCGGGTGGAGAAGGGACTTCACGGATGATGAAATCCGTTAATGTCATGGACGCTCCTGATATCGCGGATTGGATCAAATCCGGAGAAATGTTGTTCACCACCGCTTTTATTATGAAAGACAGTGAGACGGATGCACTGCGTTTGATGCGACGTTTGAATGAACGCGGCTGTGCAGGACTCGGCATCAAACTTGGACGTTTCTGGCAGTCAATTCCCCAAGGTATTGTCGAGGAAGCTGATCGGCTTCGTTTGCCGCTGCTTGAGCTCCCTTTCCAATTCACCTTCTCCGACCAGATGAATGCCTTGTTCAAGGCTGAACATGAACGTAGCAACCGATTGCTGCATGAGGTCGTGCAAAAGCAGAAAAAATTAATGCAGTTTGCACTGCAACAGCAGCCACATCGGAATGTGTTTGCCGAATTAGCCACAGTGTTGAACTATCCGCTTGCAGTCATTGGTTCTCGTGGGCATGTACTGTATGGTAGTGAAGGCATTGCAGGAGATGCGGTAACCCAAGGCTGGCCTTGGAAATCCGTCATGCACCGAGTGAAATGGAATCAGGGAAGTTGTCATCGCGTACCCATCAAGCAAAATGATGAAGAATACGGATCGTTGCTTGTGTTTACGGATTCCGCTTTGTCGCTTCGGGCAGAGGAAGAGTTGTTCCAACAGGCTGCCGATGTACTGGCATTCTATATGGATATGACCTATCGTGAGCATATTAATCCGACCGTACAAGACGAAATGCGTACATTGCTTTCACAGTATCTGGATAACAAAATGACTGTTCAGGAATTGACCACTTTGAGTGAAAACAAAGGTGTACATCTGTTCCAGGGAACCTATCAGTGCGTATTGATTACACTTGAGCCGACTCTGTTTGCCGAGGGAAAGTTGCTTAAACAGATTCATCGTGAGTTGCAATACAATCCGCTGATGCAATTCACGGCCTCACAGCATTTTCAGATTGAAGATGGCATTCTGTCCATCTACACCTGTCCAACAGGGCGAGATTATGGAGAGGAGCTGTCGAGTTTTCTGTTGAGCCGTTTCGGTGATGTTCTGGCAGCCCAAGAAGCGAAAGGGGCACCGGCTCCACGCTTCTGGATCAGCAAAATGAAACATGAACCCAAATCGCTCCGTGAAGCATACCAGGAGTGTCTGGATACACGACAACTGGCTCGTCGATTTGGTATGAAAGACCGTGCGTTGCAATTTGAAATGCTTGAATTTGCCTATGTGTTTCAACACGTACCGGATAACATCATGGAGAACTACTGCAACAAAGTACTTGAACCGTTACTTGCCAGGGACGGTGACCCCAATCAGGTATTGATGAATACATTGGAGTCCTTTATCGAAAATGATGGACTGATCAATGAAGCTGCCAAACAACTGTTTGTGCATCGCAACACGGTCACTTATCGGATGGAGAAAGTCGGCAGCTTGCTGCAAATGGACTTTAAGAAAACGAATGATCTGCTTAAGTTAAAGCTGGTATTCACCTTCCGCAAGTTCGTGCGGGACAAAGCAGCTGCAAGACCGCACAATGTCCAACTCTAG